Part of the Hippoglossus stenolepis isolate QCI-W04-F060 chromosome 4, HSTE1.2, whole genome shotgun sequence genome is shown below.
AACTTTAGTAATGCTGTGGTTATATTGGAAACAAATGTGTCGTCTGTGAACCGATTGTGTCCACTTTTCTGAGACTTACCAAATGTGtaaatttataatttaaatagaaaacataatCTGTTTGCAAATAAGTATCCTtccaaacatatttactgtGATCTCTAGAAGACAGGGTAGCTTGAACTCATCAGTCACACAAAGTGAAGAGTTACCAgccttcatcctcctcacccCAGCCGTTGGTGGACACATCGCGGTTGCAGATCTCATTGGCCAGCCTCTCGAAGTACTCGGGCAGGTCGGCATACTCGTCTCCATAGGAGATGACTTTGATTCCCTTGTCCAGCATGTTGTCGCGCAGCTTCTTGAACTCGCCCACGTCTTCGCGCCGCACCAGCATGAAGTGCTCCAGGTCCGACTTGTGCTTGACTGCCTCCAGAAACAGAGCCTGGAAGGTGGTGTCGTCCACTGTGCGCCCGCAGCCGAGGAACACAAAGGATTTGGTCTCGTACAGTTTCTGGATCTCACGCTGTTGAAACAAGGGGTAATATGTGTTCTCTTTAGACATGCTACTATTTCAAAAGTATGATTCActaggaaaaaaaactaacattcCAAGTATAAAGTCAtgatattacaagaataaaattgTAAAACTACAGCTTAAATCCAATATTATGAAACTACAGTCGTAATTTTAGAGGAGGATAATCAGAAGATCAGGCTGTTGCCTGTGTTAAATTGAGGAATGTGGAACATCTTGTTAAGTTTTACTTTTGACTataggtttcacaaataacaaaaaaaaatttgtatTGAACTTCTACaatattctcataatattacaactttattcttgtaatattactaCATAATTATCCtatttttcttcaatatggccctTATACTCCATCTTACAAATTACCCAGTgtaggaaaaaataaaatttggtACAGACAGCCTTTCCTAATTTGTGCAGCTTGTACGTCAATATAGTAAATTAACAATAGTAATAATCCtaatttatacagcacttttcaaaacattgtcacaaaatgttttacatGGTTGAAcaggatgaaaacatttcagGACTGAGGGAAATAAAGTGagggaataaaataatacagtaCTATGATAATAAAATGGACAACACATGTAAGTCTTAAGATGGTGTTCTAGGATTAATAAAAagcttaattttttttattttttaaagatatgttcttgaagtgatttaaaatatGTCACTAATTCTGTATCCTTAGATCCACGGGCAGGAAGGTCCAGAGCTGAGGAGCCTTGACTGCAAAAACCTGCTCACTTTTAGTTTAACCACAACTCAGGAGCAGCGAGCAGAGCCCTGCCCGAGGATCTGAGGCGGCCCTCTGGCTCTGAGGGGAGCAGTAATACAGCAGTGTAGCAGGGGGCTGAATCACGAGGTCCTTTATAGGTGATCCGTAAGGCTGTAACATACCAGAGCCTGTTCTATTATTTACAAATTTAAATTTCACGTCGACACATGTCAACAAACCAACCTGACAACCATTTTAGCACTCACCATGACCTCAGTGTTCCTCAGTACATTCTGGTAGCCAGCAGGGTGCAGCACGATCCCACAGGGGTTGGTGTAAACACCGTGGATATGCAGCACACTTAACCTCCGTTTCTCCTGAGCCCACTCCAACACctagacatgcacacacacatcacagtccACTGCTCACAATCCTGTTCTGGCTGGGCAGCGTGTAAAAATCactgagcagcagtgagaggATATTAGCCCTGATGGAGACGAGGCATAAATACCAGGACTGAGGGGCACAGCGACCGGTCTCTCAAAAAACTCAAATCAATTCTTgaaaatttgtgttttatttaacaaataaacaaacttactttttaaaatcaagcaGGACATAAGTGACACGAATGGATGAGTTGAGATTTCAAGAGGAAACTGGTCAGAAGAGAACAAATCTATGTTTACTtgggaaacacacacttgctctCCACCCCAGTCTTACCCCAAGCAAATATTGTTCAATCTATAAAATTCAACAGCGGCTGAGTAATGGCTGGAACTTTAACCTTCCTCCACCTGTCTGAGACAAAAGGCTCTTTCAGGCCAGAGCTTTGTCATTTTTCTCCAAAACAGACCGAACAGGAACTTCACTGAAAGAGAAGGTATGTAAATCCTGTGGAGGAAGTCAGTTCAACCAAATGGTCAGAGTACAAGAGACTATTCAGGTGGATTCATAACCCAAAGAATTGTTACGATGCAGCCTGAATTGAAAAAAACCCTCCTACAATCTGACCATAGCCAAACATAAGGTACTCGCGTTAGCGCTTGCTTTCTGACCTTTGCActcatttgaaagaaaaagctGACTTGTGATCAggaaaaatcaatcaatcacctAAACAGCGTGTTTACCTTCTTCTCATCCGTCAGGTCCAAAGACTCCAGCTTGGTGCCCTGGTGAGCCGCGTAGATCTCCAGCAGGTTGTCGAAGTTGGTGGTAAGGACCAGTGCGCCGCTCTCCATCAACTGCAGCACCGAGCGCAGCAGATGTTTCCCCGCATGCTCCATCTTGCACTCCAAGTCGTCGAATACCTCGTACAGACAGTCCTTGAAAAATGTGGATCGCACATTGCCCGTTCTCTGtccaaaaaaagcaaaacagagaAGACTGTGGGAATAATGTTTTGTGTTGAAGAACTGCACAATTTTTGCTATTTTGTAAGTGCATATACAGAAATCACCTAAATTGATATTCCTGCAGAAAATACCTTAACGGATCATTTATAACACTTCACAGACAGTGCATGATGCTTTCAAGAACATATGCTCGGTGTCTGCGGACTTAACCTTTATATTTTCTCAGCTAAGCATCTTTTAACAGCAATACTTTAAAATGGTACCAGCTGGAAAGGGGAAATGCAGATATTAACCAGCAGCACTGGGAATTTCATTTGCAAGGAGGAAGTACAACAGATATTCAAAGTAAACACATCATGATTGATAATCACCAGAGTACTGATTTAATTGTCACATCTAAAATCTTAGGTACAGAGGGTTGCAGACGCTTTCACGGTTATTGCAGTCTGAgttagttttatatttacagcttTTTTGCAGGGGAAGgccggagccaatcccagctaaCGTTGGGCAAGCCACACtttggacaggtcgccagtctATAACAGGGCTGACACATGGGAGACAGACATCCATGCTCACATGTCACACTAACGGGAAATTTAAAATCgccaattaatcaattatccTTGTCTTTGGACTCTGGAAGGAAGGCAGAGAATGTGGAGGAAACCCACAGAGCAACGAAGAGAtcatgcagactccacacaaaGAAACCCTGGTCAGCTGGCAGGTTTGAACCCAgcaccttcttgctgtgaggccaGAGCGCTGACCACTGAACTGAACAGGTCTGCTTGGTGAACTCTTCGCAGGAGAATGGCCACACTGATGTGATagaaaactttttaaataatgatttcAATATTGCAAAAACATGTCCAACCTAAGTTGCTAAGTAAAGACTGAATGCCAAAAAATTCGAAGTGTGGGGAATAATATGTTCCTCGTTTTATGTGCCCGGAGTGTATTTTTGATGAGTCATCATTTCTGACTCATGTCAGTTCCTAcattcactggtttaacttgcTTGAACGTGAGCACTTTATTACCTTTGGGGAAGTATCTCATGTTAAAAATTAAAGTATCAGTTAACCATTGATAAATTACAGCAACTGTGATGTGGAGTACACTTTCACAAACCCACATCAAGCAGCCTTTTAATTGGATTAAACCCTCTTGAGTGCAGTTTtacttacagtatatacatgtgACCTGATCATGTGTTAATCAAGCGtcttaaaataaatgtgcattttatttggAGCCTGACGAGTTAATCAACCAATaggtatttttattattgtttgtcgaataaataaaaaaaaagacaaattattttatttatgggTTATCGTTCATAGATTGAAGCAGACACCACGAGTCCTTAAATATTTTCTAGCCTGGGATTTCTCTCCCCTCATCAAGGGTAAGAAGGAAGTAGTCTGTCCTATCTTGTCCTGTCCTCTGAGGCTGAACTTCTGAGAAAAAGTCTCACAGGAAAAAGTCTACTTTTGATGAGGagattaatttttttgtttctgctgaatCTCTCCATGACAATGCATGAGAGGGGTTTTGAAAAGCTGTAGGTGAAAGAAAGGCAGGAAGAGACGGTAAGCCAAGAATAGTAGATTAGTGGCAATAGATGCAGTGACCAAGGTGATCCTTGCACAGGGAAAGGCTCCGCTGACTTCCAGAGATTATGGCTCTAACAGGCTTAACGGTAGAAGTCCTTTCCACAGGAAGAAGCTCATTATCCACACCTAGTGTCTACAGCACCCATCCTGATCGCTGTGTCCTTGGATTGTTTCAGGACTTATGTAATAACCAAATGGAGTACCAGTAAACAACTCtggttaaaatattaatttaaattattattgtttttgtaaacaAATATGTACATACATACCAATTTTTTACAAATCTGTTTTTGCAGGAAAATGTCAATAGTTTCCTGTTATAACGACCAGAACACTTGATCTTTATACACACAGGTATGGCGCATTTCCCATTTCCTCCACTGACCCTGTTTCGATTTTTCTCGCTTGATTAATAAACTAGTCCGCGCGTTTAAATTAATTAGCAGGGTTTTTGCCGAGGTCAAAGGTGTGAGAGGATTTACGACAAAAATAAATTTTCTTTGGAGTTTTAACTTCAGATTACCCTCATTACCTGACACTGTGTAGCTGCAGACCACCAAAATCCATGTGATACACAAGTCCATGAAGTGTTGGTTAAAACCTCACTGTTAGTGGAATTAAGTGGAGCTGAGGGCAGGTCTCTCACAACCTCATACGACTCGTTTTTTTCCTGAGGGTATTTTGATGCTAGGGCAGGCACCTCACCATGAATAATATCATCATGGATGATTAACACATTAGTACAATCCTTTTTCTAGGACCAGCTCAGGTCTCGTGCTAAGATGCGTGCTTAACTGCAATAAAGGAAATATTTTTGCAGATGGATTTTGTGAATATAGCTGCTACACGCACATGCTAGAACTTGCAGAATGCTTGCTGTTGGGGTGGTGCGTTAACTCCGTCTGAATGGAAAATCTGGTGGGggttgttttttcctctgcatGCTAGATCCTGCTGTGTCTGTAGCCAACAGCAGTGGGCTGGTGTCTGCACGACTGTGGATTGAAATAAACCAGTGGATAAAGCCATAAAAGCGCTGTTTGTTCCCTT
Proteins encoded:
- the fam118b gene encoding protein FAM118B isoform X1 → MASVVAVKTEKRPAADSQDADSNAKKPRKLLPSLKTKRAPELVLVIGTGVSSAVAPQVPALRSWKGLIQALLDAANDFDLLEEEESRRFQKHMQEDKNLVHVAHDLIQKLSPRTGNVRSTFFKDCLYEVFDDLECKMEHAGKHLLRSVLQLMESGALVLTTNFDNLLEIYAAHQGTKLESLDLTDEKKVLEWAQEKRRLSVLHIHGVYTNPCGIVLHPAGYQNVLRNTEVMREIQKLYETKSFVFLGCGRTVDDTTFQALFLEAVKHKSDLEHFMLVRREDVGEFKKLRDNMLDKGIKVISYGDEYADLPEYFERLANEICNRDVSTNGWGSPSQNGEEQQNGFNTQKSLLQDDAMLCCLDLDKH
- the fam118b gene encoding protein FAM118B isoform X2 codes for the protein MASVVAVKTEKRPAADSQDADSNAKKPRKLLPSLKTKRAPELVLVIGTGVSSAVAPQVPALRSWKGLIQALLDAANDFDLLEEEESRRFQKHMQEDKNLVHVAHDLIQKLSPRTGNVRSTFFKDCLYEVFDDLECKMEHAGKHLLRSVLQLMESGALVLTTNFDNLLEIYAAHQGTKLESLDLTDEKKVLEWAQEKRRLSVLHIHGVYTNPCGIVLHPAGYQNVLRNTEVMREIQKLYETKSFVFLGCGRTVDDTTFQALFLEAVKHKSDLEHFMLVRREDVGEFKKLRDNMLDKGIKVISYGDEYADLPEYFERLANEICNRDVSTNGWGSPSQNGEEQQNGFNTQKSLLQDIHS